TTGGGTCCGGGCAGGGCGTCGTACAGCTCCAGGTATTTGCCGATGAGCCGGTCCCAGCGCACGAGAAGCTCCACAAACGGCTCGAACAGCGGATGCCCCGGGTCGGCCAGGGCCGGGTAGAAAAAGTGCAGGATGCGGTCGGTCTCGGTCAAAACGAAAACGAAGAGATCGAAGTCGTGTCCGGAGAAAAGCAGATCCAGGGCGGTCTCGCGGCTTTTGAGGGTGAGGGCGAGCTGGGCCATGAGGTAGTCGGGATCGGCCGCGCCCCGGGTGGTGTCGGCCTCGATCAGGTAGCCGGTCTTGGCGAGCAGTTCGGCCAGTTCCGGCGGATAGGCGGCCCGGGACAAAAACGGGGCCACGAATCCGGCCACCAGGGCTCCGCGTAAAGGCCGGGCCGGATAGGCGGCCGGGAGGTTGATGACCTTGGAGACCAGTCCGCGCCCGCCCAGGCGGTCGAAGATGGTGGGGCAGGCCACGGCTGTGGCGTCGACCATGGACAGGGCGTAGCTGGCCGGATCGATCTCGGTGAAGGCGAAGATGCCGTGTTCGCCCGGCCCGGCGGCGGTGGCGAACGAGGTCCAGTTGACCGGGGAGAGTTCGGGCAGCTCGGCGTCGATGTCGCGGGCGTTGTGGCTCTGGCACAGGGACGCCAGATTGGGGAGCCTGCCTGTGGCGGCCAGATCCCTGGCCAGGGCCAGGGGCAGCCCGTCGAGCCCGAGAACCAGGAAACGGGGTCGGGTGCGCATGGGGCCGGTCTATAGCAAAGGCGGCCCGGAAAGGCCATGGGGCGGCGGGGCGTGCCGGAAGCCCGGGCCGGAGTGAGGTGGCCGGAAGCCCGGGCCGGGGTGACGTTGCCGGGCACCTGGGCCGGGGGAAGGCCGTAGTGCTTGAAATCGGCCGGTGGCCTCCCCTGATCCCGGCAGCCAGCGTAAGTGGCGGGTCCATGCCGCCGATTTCCTGCCGCCGATTGTCCGCCGCGTATGGCGCACCCCGGCCGGGGCCGTTTCCGGCGTTGACGAAGGCTTGGGCGAGCGGCTAGAAGTGTCGCCGGGCCCGGATGGCGGAACTGGTAGACGCCAGGGACTTAAAATCCCTTGTCCTTCGGGGCGTGCCGGTTCGATTCCGGCTCCGGGCACCAATAATTTCAGCGGGCTACAGAAAACACTGTGGCCCCTTTTTGTTTTATATCGAATCACAGCCCCACTCTGGCCCCACTCTCATTTTCGCTTATTGGTCTGCATCGTTTTGTGCGGACGCGCAAGCGGCCGCGACCGATGAGGGGGATCACTCTGCCCGCTCCCCCTCCCCCCTCTTCCATCATCGTCATTCCAGTCGTCATACAGTCTGCCTCGGGCGTGTCGCGGCCGCTTTGTTCGTGGGTCCTTCCTGACC
Above is a genomic segment from Desulfolutivibrio sulfodismutans DSM 3696 containing:
- a CDS encoding alkaline phosphatase family protein, which translates into the protein MRTRPRFLVLGLDGLPLALARDLAATGRLPNLASLCQSHNARDIDAELPELSPVNWTSFATAAGPGEHGIFAFTEIDPASYALSMVDATAVACPTIFDRLGGRGLVSKVINLPAAYPARPLRGALVAGFVAPFLSRAAYPPELAELLAKTGYLIEADTTRGAADPDYLMAQLALTLKSRETALDLLFSGHDFDLFVFVLTETDRILHFFYPALADPGHPLFEPFVELLVRWDRLIGKYLELYDALPGPKRLMVLADHGFAALRTEIDLNVWLTQQGLLSLKDHPAHEWDSRMVAHGSAAFALDPGRIYLHAKERFARGILHEHAARDLRERLRRELMELTFEGQPVMEAVHRAEDIYNGPMLRRAPDLVCVARPGYSLTGKFDRTALFGRFGRFGCHAAHGGFFYDSTGATPARLRDTGREILNFFGVTPTDDTPAWTLKTT